The DNA segment GCACGAACACCCCCGCGTCCCCCGCCAACTCCAGGAAGTACTGCGGCGCGACGCCCAGCACCACCGTGACCGCCACGCCCAGCCCGATCGCCGTCATCGTCAGCGGTGACGGCACCGCGACGGTCGGGCCCTCGGGCCGCGGCTCGCTGAAGAACATCAGGACGATCACCCGGATGTAGAAGAACGCCGCGATCGCCGACGCAATCACACCGACCACGACCAACGGGACCGCGCCGCCCTCCGCCGCCGCCTTGAACACGGCGAACTTCCCGGCGAAGCCCGACGTCAGCGGAATGCCCGCGAAGGCGAGCAGAAACACCGCGAACACGGCCGCCACCAGGGGTGAACGGCGTCCGAGTCCGGCCCACTTGGACAGGTGCGTCGCCTCGCCGCCCGCATCCCGCACCAGCGTCACCACCGCGAACGCGCCGATCGTCACGAACGAGTACGCCGCCAGGTAGAAGAGGACGGACGAGATGCCCTCCGGCGTGGTCGCGATGACACCCGCGAGGATGAAGCCCGCGTGCGAGATCGCCGAGTACGCCAGCAGCCGCTTGATGTCGGTCTGGGTGATCGCGATGATCGCGCCGCCCAGCATCGTGACGATCGCGACGGCCCACATGACCGGCCGCCAGTCCCAGCGCAGGCCGGGGAGCAGGACGTACAGCACCCGCAGCAGGGCACCGAACGCGGCCACCTTGGTCGCCGCCGCCATCAGGCCCGTCACCGGCGTCGGCGCGCCCTGGTACACGTCCGGCGTCCACATGTGGAAGGGGACGGCACCGACCTTGAACAGCAGGCCCATGATCAGCAGGCCCGCGCCCACCAGGAGCAGCACGTCGTTGCCCATGGTGTTGACGAGCGCCGGGTCGACCTCCGCGATCGTGCCGTCGACGACCTGCGCGATCGTCGCGTACGACATCGAGCCCGCGTAGCCGTACAGCAGCGCGATGCCGAAGAGGAGGAACGCGGAGGCGAACGAGCCGAGCAGGAAGTACTTGACCGCGGCCTCCTGCGAGATGAGCCGCTTGCGTCGGGCCAGCGCGCAGAGCAGGTACAGCGGCAGGGAGAGGACCTCCAGGGCCACGAACAGGGTCAGCAGGTCGTTGGCCGCGGGGAAGACCAGCATGCCGGCGACCGCGAAGAGCAGCAGCGGGAACACCTCGGTGGTGGCGAACCCGGCCTTGACGGCCTTCTTCTCACCGTCGCTGCCCGGCACCGACGCGGCCTGGGCGGCGAAGGAGTCGACCCGGTTGCCGTGCGTCTTCGGGTCGAGTCTGCGCTCGGCGAAGGTGAACAGGCCGACCAGGGCGGTCAGCAGGATCGTGCCCTGCAGGAAGAGGGCGGGGCCGTCGACGGCGATCGCGCCCATGGCCACGATGCCCGCCTTGGTCGTGCCGTACCCGTCGGCGGCGAGCGCCACGACCGCGGCGAACGCGGAGACGAGTGCGGCCGACGCGACGAACATCTGTGCGTAGTAACGGGATCTGCGCGGTACGAAGCCCTCGATCAGGATTCCCAGGACCGCCGCACCGACGACGATCAGGGTGGGCGCGAGCTGCGCGTACTCGATCTTCGGCGCGTCGATCTTCGCGATCGGGTCGGCCGCGGTTGTCCACAGGCTGTGGACGACTGGCATGCTCACTTGGCCGCCTCCACCTCGGGCTGGGGGTCCTTCTGCTGGACGTCGGACATGGTCTGCTTCACCGCCGGGTTCACGATGTCCGTGACGGGCTTCGGGTAGACGCCCAGGAAGACCAGCAGCACGATCAGCGGCGCGGCCACGGCGATCTCGCGCACCCGCAGGTCGGGCATCCTGGCGAGCTCGGGCCTGAGGGGGCCCGTCATCGTCCGCTGGTAGAGGACGAGGGTGTAGAGCGCGGCGAGCACGATGCCGAAGGTGGCGATGATGCCGATCACCGGATACCGCGTGAACGTGCCGACCAGGACCAGGAACTCGCTGACGAACGGAGCGAGTCCGGG comes from the Streptomyces sp. KMM 9044 genome and includes:
- the nuoN gene encoding NADH-quinone oxidoreductase subunit NuoN yields the protein MSMPVVHSLWTTAADPIAKIDAPKIEYAQLAPTLIVVGAAVLGILIEGFVPRRSRYYAQMFVASAALVSAFAAVVALAADGYGTTKAGIVAMGAIAVDGPALFLQGTILLTALVGLFTFAERRLDPKTHGNRVDSFAAQAASVPGSDGEKKAVKAGFATTEVFPLLLFAVAGMLVFPAANDLLTLFVALEVLSLPLYLLCALARRKRLISQEAAVKYFLLGSFASAFLLFGIALLYGYAGSMSYATIAQVVDGTIAEVDPALVNTMGNDVLLLVGAGLLIMGLLFKVGAVPFHMWTPDVYQGAPTPVTGLMAAATKVAAFGALLRVLYVLLPGLRWDWRPVMWAVAIVTMLGGAIIAITQTDIKRLLAYSAISHAGFILAGVIATTPEGISSVLFYLAAYSFVTIGAFAVVTLVRDAGGEATHLSKWAGLGRRSPLVAAVFAVFLLAFAGIPLTSGFAGKFAVFKAAAEGGAVPLVVVGVIASAIAAFFYIRVIVLMFFSEPRPEGPTVAVPSPLTMTAIGLGVAVTVVLGVAPQYFLELAGDAGVFVR